One Nicotiana tomentosiformis chromosome 1, ASM39032v3, whole genome shotgun sequence genomic window, AAGAAAGATCGCTCAACAGCTGCCAGAAGCATGTGAGATTATATTACTGAGCAGAATCTAACTGAAGCTTGGGGATACTCATGTGAAGCTTCATCAACAATTCACTGCAGGGAATGCTAAATCCTTCTGAGATTTTCTGTGAAAATTTGGCAACAGTTCCTCCACATTAACATCTTCAGAAAAATTACAAAGACATTCCAAGATAGTTGAAGTAATTCTTGAGTCTAGCTCAATACCCTTAGCAGCCATTTTGTGGAGCAAATCAACAATTTCTCCTGTTTGACCATTCAAACTAAAACCCTTGAGTAAACAATCATACACAGTAATGTCTGTCAAGCCAGAAGCATCCATTATCTCAAATAACTTTTTCGCCTCCTCCAATTGTCCTAGCTTCGAAAACCTATTTATTAATATGGAGAAAGTGAAAACATCAGGATTCAAACTCCTCCTATTCATACCAACAAGCAACTCCTTAGCTGATTGCAAATTCCCTGCTTCGAGAGTCGAACGAATGATAATATTGTACGAGACTATATCGGGTTCACAATTTGCATCTAACATCTCTTTAAACAATCCCGTCGCTTGCTCCAAGCTACCCTCTTTGCACAAGGCATCCATCAATGAGTTGTAGTCAAAAGCGGTCGGATGATATCCGTTCTTTCTAAATCTAAGAAACAAACCTTTTGCAATATTGAGCACATTTAGCTTGCAAAATCCATCAATTATAGTGTTATAGGTTATTGAATCGGGAATAAAATTCAATTGATTTAGCTGCTTCCAGAGTTCCAAAgctttgacaacattgtttgccTCTAAGTAAGCTCCAATAAGTACAGTAAAGGTTCCGATATCAGCTAGACTCTTGTTCTCAACCATCTCGTTATGAATTTTTGCAGCCTTATCGAGCTGGCCGTCTCGGCAAAGTCCGCATATCAGTACGTTCATTGTAATAACGTTCGGCTGGACATAAGTCTCGTCACCCAACATCGATTCGAAAAGTGTCATTGCATCATCTACTTTCCCACTTTCACAAAGTCCTTTTAGTAGTGTATTGTAAGTGACCAAATCGGGTGTCTTGCCTTTCTCTATCATCACCTTTAAAATGCGAAAAGCATCGGCCAATAATCCTTCCTTGCATAGTGCACTAACAAGAATATTGTAAGTTATATTTCCGGGCTCCTCACCCCTATCAAGAATCAAATTGAACAATTCCATTGCTTTTTTAGCCTTCCCCTTAGTGCAGAGCGCACCAATCATACCCACAAACATAAAAATGTCGGGTTGGATTCCCCTGTTCAACATATCATCATACAACATTGTACTTTCTTTCAATTTGCCCTGCTTACAAAATCCATTAATTAAGCACGAATAAGTGACTACGCTCGGAGAAATTCCTTTCTCCAACATCTCATTCAAAAGTTCTTTCCCTCTACTAACATACCCTTTGTTGCAAAGCCCATTTATAAGTGTAGTGTACACGACAACATCAGCTTCCAAACCCTTCGTTCTCATCTCTTCCAACAACTCCATCGCGTCATCCAACCTACCCTCGGAACAAAGACCCTCCATCAACATGCTATATGTATACGAGTTTGGACCACAACTAACCACATTTTCCATACTAAACCTCAAATCCAGAGCCTCCTCTATTTTCTTCTCTTTACAAAGTCCTCTCACGAGGGTGTTTAAACTAACTACATCGGGCATTACCGCTTTCTTATCCAAACTACAAACAAACTCAATAGCCTTAACAACCATACCATTTTCACATAAACCCTTCAATATCACATTAACAATATACACATTAACCTTATAACCATTCTTGAAAATCAACCCCAATACACCAATTGCCAATTTTGGCTTTTGAAAATGCACAAAAGATTCAATCAAAGCAGCTAATGATAAAAACCAAGGCAAGACTTGAACTTTTCTCATTTCATGGTACACCATTAAAGCAAGATTGTACTCCTTATTCTTTGCAAAAGTTACAACAAGAAAATTGCAAGTTGACTCTGATGGGATTTGACCCAAATCAAGATTTTGGTTAAAAAGTGCAAATGCATTAATTAATTGGGGTTTTTTAGGGTTTTCACAAAGGGACCTTAATTGGGTATCCAATTTTTGTGTATCTGATGAGTGAAGTGTAGCTGCTGCTGAAAAGTGTGTGATAAAAAATCGATTTTGGGTATTAAAGGGTTCTGGAAAATAAATGCAGAGATTCGTTAATTGCTTTCTAGTCATCATTCTGAACTGACCATAGAGATATGCAGCTGAGGTGGTGATTAAGACCAAGAAAGGTGGCAGTTATGTTGTGTAAATTGGATTTGTGAGAGAAGGTGTGAA contains:
- the LOC104117966 gene encoding pentatricopeptide repeat-containing protein At4g28010, with translation MMTRKQLTNLCIYFPEPFNTQNRFFITHFSAAATLHSSDTQKLDTQLRSLCENPKKPQLINAFALFNQNLDLGQIPSESTCNFLVVTFAKNKEYNLALMVYHEMRKVQVLPWFLSLAALIESFVHFQKPKLAIGVLGLIFKNGYKVNVYIVNVILKGLCENGMVVKAIEFVCSLDKKAVMPDVVSLNTLVRGLCKEKKIEEALDLRFSMENVVSCGPNSYTYSMLMEGLCSEGRLDDAMELLEEMRTKGLEADVVVYTTLINGLCNKGYVSRGKELLNEMLEKGISPSVVTYSCLINGFCKQGKLKESTMLYDDMLNRGIQPDIFMFVGMIGALCTKGKAKKAMELFNLILDRGEEPGNITYNILVSALCKEGLLADAFRILKVMIEKGKTPDLVTYNTLLKGLCESGKVDDAMTLFESMLGDETYVQPNVITMNVLICGLCRDGQLDKAAKIHNEMVENKSLADIGTFTVLIGAYLEANNVVKALELWKQLNQLNFIPDSITYNTIIDGFCKLNVLNIAKGLFLRFRKNGYHPTAFDYNSLMDALCKEGSLEQATGLFKEMLDANCEPDIVSYNIIIRSTLEAGNLQSAKELLVGMNRRSLNPDVFTFSILINRFSKLGQLEEAKKLFEIMDASGLTDITVYDCLLKGFSLNGQTGEIVDLLHKMAAKGIELDSRITSTILECLCNFSEDVNVEELLPNFHRKSQKDLAFPAVNC